One window from the genome of Saimiri boliviensis isolate mSaiBol1 chromosome 2, mSaiBol1.pri, whole genome shotgun sequence encodes:
- the ZBTB34 gene encoding zinc finger and BTB domain-containing protein 34 has protein sequence MSVEMDSSSFIQFDVPEYSSTVLSQLNELRLQGKLCDIIVHIQGQPFRAHKAVLAASSPYFRDHSALSTMSGLSISVIKNPNVFEQLLSFCYTGRMSLQLKDVVSFLTAASFLQMQCVIDKCTQILESIHSKISVGDVDSVTVGAEENPESRNGVKDGSFFANPVEISPPYCSQGRQPTASSDLRMETTPSKALRSRLQEEGHSDRGSSGSVSEYEIQIEGDHEQGDLLVRESQITEVKVKMEKSDRPSCSDSSSLGDDGYHTEMVDGEQVVAVNVGSYGSVLQHAYSYSQAASQPTNVSEAFGSLSNSSPSRSMLSCFRGGRARQKRALSVHLHSDLQGLVQGSDSEAMMNNPGYESSPRERSARGHWYPYNERLICIYCGKSFNQKGSLDRHMRLHMGITPFVCKFCGKKYTRKDQLEYHIRGHTDDKPFRCEICGKCFPFQGTLNQHLRKNHPGVAEVRSRIESPERTDVYVEQKLENDASASEMGLDSRMEIHTVSDAPD, from the coding sequence ATGTCAGTAGAAATGGACAGCAGCAGTTTTATTCAGTTTGATGTGCCCGAGTACAGCAGCACCGTTCTGAGCCAGCTAAATGAACTCCGCCTGCAAGGGAAACTATGTGACATCATTGTACACATTCAGGGTCAGCCATTCCGAGCCCACAAAGCAGTCCTTGCTGCCAGCTCCCCATATTTCCGGGACCATTCAGCATTAAGTACCATGAGTGGCTTGTCAATATCAGTGATTAAAAATCCCAATGTGTTTGAGcagttgctttctttttgttacaCTGGAAGAATGTCCTTGCAGCTGAAGGATGTTGTCAGTTTTCTGACAGCAGCCAGCTTTCTTCAGATGCAGTGTGTCATTGACAAGTGCACGCAGATCCTAGAGAGCATCCATTCCAAAATCAGCGTTGGAGATGTTGACTCTGTTACTGTCGGTGCTGAAGAGAATCCCGAGAGTCGAAACGGAGTGAAAGACGGCAGCTTCTTTGCCAACCCAGTGGAGATCTCTCCTCCATATTGCTCTCAGGGACGGCAGCCCACCGCAAGCAGTGACCTCCGGATGGAGACAACCCCCAGCAAAGCTTTGCGCAGCCGCTTACAGGAGGAGGGGCACTCAGACCGTGGGAGCAGTGGGAGCGTTTCTGAGTATGAGATTCAGATAGAGGGGGACCATGAGCAAGGAGACCTATTGGTGAGGGAGAGCCAGATCACCGAGGTGAAAGTGAAGATGGAGAAGTCCGACCGGCCCAGCTGTTCCGACAGCTCCTCCCTGGGTGACGATGGGTACCACACTGAGATGGTTGACGGGGAACAAGTTGTGGCAGTGAATGTGGGTTCCTATGGTTCTGTGCTCCAGCATGCATACTCCTATTCCCAAGCAGCCTCACAGCCAACCAATGTATCAGAAGCTTTTGGAAGTTTGAGTAATTCCAGCCCATCCAGGTCCATGCTGAGCTGTTTCCGAGGAGGGCGTGCCCGCCAGAAGCGGGCTTTGTCTGTCCACCTGCACAGTGACCTGCAGGGCCTAGTGCAGGGCTCTGACAGTGAAGCCATGATGAACAACCCGGGGTATGAGAGCAGTCCCCGGGAGAGGAGTGCAAGAGGGCATTGGTACCCGTACAATGAGAGGTTGATCTGTATTTACTGTGGAAAGTCCTTCAACCAGAAAGGAAGCCTTGACAGGCACATGCGACTCCATATGGGAATCACCCCCTTTGTGTGCAAGTTCTGCGGGAAGAAATACACACGGAAGGACCAACTGGAGTACCACATCCGGGGCCATACAGATGATAAACCATTTCGCTGTGAGATCTGCGGGAAGTGCTTTCCATTCCAAGGTACCCTCAACCAGCACCTGCGGAAAAACCACCCGGGCGTTGCTGAAGTCAGGAGTCGCATTGAGTCCCCTGAGAGAACAGATGTGTACGTGGAACAGAAACTAGAAAATGATGCATCAGCCTCAGAGATGGGCCTAGATTCCCGGATGGAAATTCACACAGTGTCTGATGCTCCCGATTAA